In the Candidatus Saganbacteria bacterium genome, AACATAAATAAGGTCCGCGATCTGTTGCATAAGAAAATGGAAGAGACAAAGTCATATTCAAGAGGATATCAGTATCTGAAAGCCCAGAAAATGATCGCAGAAGAAGACCTTCCTGAATATGAAAAGATATTGTTCTGTAATTTCTTTTATCTTCAGAGAACAGAAAAGCAGATAATAAAACGCCTGCATGAGAAAGACAAGGCTGTATTGCTGTTCCAGGGGGAGGAAGCTTCCTGGCCGGTGCTGAAGGAAAACGCCAGATATTTTAATGTCAGTATTTCAGCCGGTCATAAAGACGCAAAAGATCCCGGGCTGAATATTTACAGCGCGCACGACAGCCACAGCGAAGCAGCGGTCGCAGGACAGATACTGGGCGGCATAAAAAAACAGGATTCAGCCGTGGTAGTCCTTCCCGATGCTTCGTCTTCTCTGCCACTGCTATCGGAGATATCGTCATCTGTCAAGGATTTTAATGTTTCTGTGGGTTATCCGCTGAAGAGAAGCTCCTTATATGTGCTTCTTAAGATGATATTTGAGGCCCAGCTTACCGCAAAAAATAACAAATATTATTCAAAACATTACCTGGCAGTGATGATGCACCCGCTGGCAAAGAACATTAAACTTCTTTCAAAAAGGGAGCATTCAAGGATACTTGTCCATAAGATAGAAGAAAGTCTGAAGGGTTTTGAAAGGTCCAAGGTATCGGGCAGTCTTTTTATTGACCTTAAGGAAGTGTTAAACGATAACAAGATCCTTTCCCTGGTCAACGGGATGATAGATGACCCGGATATCAAGATAGAAGACTTGAGATCGGCGCTTAAGGAGCTCCATGAAATATTATTCAAAAAATGGGAAAAGATCTTAACCCCTTCGCAGTTCGCGGCATGCCTGCATGAATTCACTGAGATTATGGGCCGGTCAAGCATCCTCGGATGTTATCCGCTCAATTATTCTGTAGCTCAGAAGCTGTTCGATTGCGCTGATATGCTGAAAAACTGTTCATTTGCCGAGGAGCACTTTGAAAAATCAGAGATATTTAAGATATTTGAAGACATTATGGGGAGCAAGAAAGTGGATTTTTCAGGGACCCCTCTTAAAGGATTGCAGGTACTCGGACTTTACAAGACGCACTGCCTTAATTTTGATGAGGTGATAGTGCTGGACGTGAACGAAGGCGTTTTGCCAAGCACAGGCCTTAGCCAGCCGCTTATCCCGAGAGAAGTAATGCTGGGCTTAGGGCTTTCCAGGATCCTGAGGGAAGAAGAGATCGAGCGTTACCAGTTCATGAGATTGATATCCAGTGCGGAGAATGTTCATTTAATATATAAAAACGACGATAAAAGCACAAGGAGCAGGTTCATAGAAGAGCTTATCTGGCAGAGGGAGAAAAAAGAAAGGAAACTGGATATCATCAAGGTCAAAAAAGTAATAATCCCTTCTTCATATAGCAGTTCCAAACAAGAAGCCGGAAAGACGCCTGAAATATTAAAGCGTTTAAAAGGGCAGGTTTTTTCACATTCATCCGTGAACACTTATATGGATTGCCCGAAGCAATTCTATTTCAGATATGTGCTCGGGTTGAGAGAGAAAGAAAGCCTGCTGTCGGATATCGAGGCTTCGGATATAGGGAATTTCATCCACGAATTGCTTGAAAGCGCGTACAAGGACGTCAAAGGAAGTAAACCCGATATTAACGCGGATTTCAGAAAAAAGCTTTTCACTTTGTTCAATAAAGAATTTGAAGCGTTCTTTTCAAAAAGGATGGCGTCGGATTCGTTCCTGCTTAAAGAACTGGTAAAGAACAAGCTTGATTCGTTCCTGGCGTTCGAGAAAGACAGGAATATCCGGAAAATTATCTGTCTCGAAGAAAAAGTCGACGGTCTGATAGGCGATTTCAATTTCACCGCGAAGATCGACCGGATAGATGAGCTTGAGGACGGGACTATATTGGTCATTGATTATAAAACAGGGGATATAGAAAAGTTGCCATCGAAAAATGACGGGTCGCTGCTCAATCTGTCCGACAGAAAGACCATAAAGAAGATCATTAAATCTTTTCAGTTGCCGATCTATCTTCATCTTGCAGAAAAAGAGCTAAAGTTCAGCAAAATGAACGCTGCTTTGTACGGTATAAAGACAACGGAAATCAAACCTCTATGGAAAGATGAAGCTGAAGACAGGAAACAACACCTGCTGACAGTTTATATCGGTCTTCTTAAGAAGATATTGAACGAGATAATTGATCCGGATGTAAACTTCATGGCAGATGATGAAGACGAAAAACAATGCGACAGGTGCCCCTATTTTTATATGTGCAGATAGGAGATATCGCCAGTGACTAGTCGCTCGTGCATTGTGATAGAATATTATAAATTGGAGAAGAAATGATCGAGATATTATTAATTATAGTAATTTTGTTGTTGATAATTGCCATTGGCCTGATCTTTTTAAAACAATCCAAACCTCAAGATCTTCAAATACTTGAAAAAGGGCAGGAAAGGGTTGAAAGGGCAGTGAAGGATGAGATCTCAAAGAACAGGGAAGAATCCGGGGCCGGCGCCAAAAATTTAAGAGATGAGCTTTTCAATCAGCTTACAAAACTCACATCGATAAATACGGACCGTCTTGACAAGATGAGGGAGACGATAGAAGAGAGATTGAAACTTCTCCAGGATGACAACAGCAAGAAGCTTGAAAAGATGAGAGAGACGGTGGATGAAAAGCTGCAGTCGACTCTTGAAAAAAGGCTCGGCGAATCGTTCAAATTCGTCAGCGAACGGCTCGAGATGGTCCACAAGGGCCTCGGCGAGATGCAGAACCTGGCGATCGGGGTGGGCGATCTTAAAAAAGTACTGACAAATATTAAATCCCGTGGGACATGGGGGGAGATGCAGCTTGAAAAATTGCTTGAAGAGGTCCTCAGCCCCGAACAATATGAAAAGAACGTCGCGACCAAGAAAGGAAGCAGCGAAAGAGTGGAGTTCGCCGTCAAGCTTCCCGGCAAAGAAAAAGACCATATCTGGCTGCCTATAGACTCGAAGTTTCCGAAAGAAGATTACGAAAAACTGGTCGACGCGCAGGATAGGGGAGATATCGCGTTGATCGAAGAGCTTGGCAGGGCGCTTGAAATACGGATAAAATCGGAAGCAAAGGATATCAGGGAGAAATATATAAATCCACCCAACACTACTGATTTCGGTATAATGTTCCTGCCGTTCGAAGGCCTGTATGCGGAAGTCTTGAGGAGACCCGGGCTGGCTGAGATACTTCAAAGAGACTACAGGGTCATCATCTCCGGCCCGACCACGATCTACGCGTTACTAAACAGCCTGCAGATGGGTTTCAGGACACTGGCAATAGAAAAACGCGCGAGCGAAGTCTGGAAGATATTATCCGCCGTCATCGTGGAGTTCGGCAAGTTCGGGGATATCCTTGACAAGACAAAGAAAAAACTTGAGGAAGCAACGAACACGATAGATGATGCTGCCAGGAAATCAAGGACGATCGAATCCAAACTCAAAAGGGTGCAGACGATGCCGGCGGCCGATGAAGCTCCGATGATAGGGGAGCCGGAGAACTAAATAAGGAGAGGGAGCTGTAAGATGTACAAAGTCAAAGTTAAGAACAACGGCGGTATGGTGTTCACGGCAAAGTCCGAGCACGGCGAGATAAAGATAGATGCCGAGGGGAAAGCCATTGAACCTCTTGAGACGCTTCTCGCGGCGCTGGGATCATGCACCGGATTCTACATAAGAAAATACGCGCAGTCCGCTAACATCAGGATGGATATGTTCACTCTTGATCTGGAAGCTGAACTGGCCAAAGGTTTCCCTTCATATTTCAAAAAAATAAAGATGTCAATCGACCTGAACGGAGCGGTGCTGAGCGATCTTCAAAAGACGGCCATGATGGAGTTCATAAAAAACTGCCCGGTATTGAACACCCTTGATAACGAGCCTGCAGTGGAGACTGTCCTGCTTTAGGTTCTCTGTATAGTCCCGCTCAGGGCTTCCGCTCCTGTTTTTCTGGAAACGATGACCCTTTCTATGCCATTGTGGTCTTCGAACACTTTGGGAGTTTCAAATTCGACGCTGTCATCTATCATCTTAACGATCTTCGAGGACTGGCCGATACCGGCTTCGATTATCAGATACCCTGACGGGAAAAGATAAACGTGGGTCTTTGCAAAGATATTCCTGTAGAAATCCATCCCATCGGCTCCGCCGTCAAGTGCCTGGACCGGCTCATAGTTGGCGATCTCCGCCTGCAGGTTTTTTATTTCGCCGCTCGGGATATACGGCGGGTTTGAGACGATGATGTCGAACTTGTCTCCCTTATATTTTGAATCAAAAATATTGTCATGGATGAAAGTGATCCTGTCAGAGACGCAATGCTTTGCAGCGTTCCTTGCTGCTGTCTCTATCGCGGACTTTGAGATATCCGTGGCAGTGATATATGAATTTTTAAGATAATATGCAAGGCTGACCGAGACAGCCCCTGACCCCGTTCCAATATCGAGTATGCATATCCTGTCCTTCTTGATGTCTTTACCAGCATCGATCGTGATCTCAACAAGCCTTTCGGTCTCGGGCCTCGGAATCAGCACCGATGAGTCAACATCAAAATCAAGGGACATGAAAGATCTCTTACCGGTGATATATGCTGTTGGTTCCTTTTTTGCCCTTCTTAATATAAGCTTCTTGAACGTCGCAAGTTCATCATCTTTCAGGACCCTCTCATGCTGGACGTACAGGTCGATCCTTTTCAGGCCGAGAGAGTGTGAGAGAAGTATCTCCGCTTCAAGGTGGGGATTTTCAATACCGTTCTTCTCAAAATACCCGGTGGTCCAGTCAAGGATGGAAGATATGGTCCAGGTCATTTTACCGATGCTTCCAGTTTAGCTATGCGGTCGGCAGAAGTGAGACCGTCGATAAGCTCATCGATAGCTCCGTCCATGACCTCCGTGATATTGAATACAGAAAGGCCTATCCGGTGGTCGGTGATCCTGTTCTGCGGAAAATTGTAAGTCCTTATTTTTTCGCTCCTGTCGCCGCTGCCAACCTGTATCTTTCTCATCTGGCTGATCCCGTCTTTTCTTTTTGCCTCTTCAAGCTCGTAAAGCCGTGCTTTCAGGAACCTGAAAGCTTTTTCCTTGTTCTGGTGCTGGCTTCTTTCGTCCTGGCACTGTACGACGATGCCTGTCGGCATATGCGTTATCCTGATCGCCGTGCTCACTTTGTTGACATTCTGCCCGCCGGCTCCGCCGGACCTGTAAACGTCGATCCGAATTTCTTTTTCATCTATTTTAATATCGACGTCTTCGACTTCCGGGAGCACCGCGACGGTCGCCGCCGAGGTATGTATCCTGCCCGAAGCCTCCGTAGCCGGGACACGCTGGACACGATGCGTGCCGCTCTCGTATTTCAACCGGCTGTAGGCCCCTTTGCCTAGTACCGCGAAGATGACTTCTTTGAAGCCTCCGAGACCCGTCGGGTTCGAGTCCATCATGTCGACTTTCCAGTTATGGCGCTCGGCATACCTGATATACATCCTGAAAAGCTGTCCCGCGAAAAGCGCGGCTTCCTCGCCGCCGGTCCCGGCCCTGATCTCCATGTAAATGTTCTTTTCATCGTTGGGGTCTTTCGGAAGGAGCAGGACTTCTATCTCTTTTTCAAGGGACATCATTTTTTCCGAAAGATCTTTATGAAGTTCCTTAAGCTCGGTATCTTTGGAGTCTTTTATGTCTTCGAGGTCTTCTGACGCGGCTTTATACTGCCTGTATTTATCCACGATCTCTTTGAGGTCAGAGAACTCCTTGCTGAATTTCTGGATCTTTTCCCTGTCCGCCAGGGTGTCGGGATGCGACAAGAGGGATTCAAGCTCTTTGTAGCGGTCTTCGAATTTTGTCAGTTTGACAACAAAGCTCATGGGAGTATTCTACGCAGCAGGAGACCTGCTACTTCTTTTTTTTATCTTTTTTCGGGGTTCTTATCTTCTTCTTTTTCGGAGTAAGTTCTTTAGCCGCATATTTCTTCTTGAATTTGTCCACCCTTCCTTCGGTATCAAGCAGTTTCTGTTTCCCGGTGAAAAGAGGGTGGCAGGCGCTGCAGATGTCCACGCGGATGCTTTCTTTTGTGGAGCCGATCTCGTACTGCGCGCCGCAGGCGCACTTGACCAGCACGGCATGGTATTTAGGGTGGATTTTTTCTTTCATATCGAAATTATATCACGGCAGAGTGTATAATATCAATAAACTGTCATGAAGAACAAAAAATTGATAATAGGGGTGACCGGCCCGATAGCTTCGGGTAAAAGCCTGGCATGCAGAGCGTTGAGGTCCATGGGCTGCGGTGTTATCGACGCGGACCTGGTGGGCCATAAGTTGTTGAAAAGAGGCTCCCCGGCATTTAAAAAAGTCATTAATGCCTTCCCTGGAAAAGACATTTGCCGAGGAGCGCAGATCGACAGAAAAAAGCTGGGTGGTATTGTTTTCGGTGACAGGCGTATGCTGAAAAAGCTTGAAAGGATCACCCATCCCTTGATAAAAAAAGAGATCGAACGCCGGATCTCAAAAATACAAAATAGAACTGTCGTGGTCAACGCGGCTGTGCTCGAAGAGATAGGGCTTGCCGGCAGCATGGACAAGATAATAGCCGTCGTCTCCGGTAAGGGTAAAAGGCTGGCACGGCTTATGAAGAAGATGTCCAGGACGCAGGCGCTTTCCCGCATGAGGGCTCAAAGGAGCGATAAGGATTATATTAAAAAAGCTGATGTCGTGATCAGGAACGATTCAAGTGCCGGAAATCTCATCAAAAAGACGAAAGAAGCCCTCAAAAAGATTATCCCAGGCTGAAGCCGCTCTTTAATTACGGTCGTAATAATACTGAGTAGCGAAGTTCAATATGTTAAAATACAAATGGAGGCTTGAATGAAGATACTTGTCGTCTCATCGGAAATGGCGCCTTTTTCCAAGACAGGCGGGCTGGCGGATGTGATAGGCGCGCTTCCTAAATCTTTAAAGAAGATCGGGCACGACGTAAGGGTGATCATACCTAAATATAAAATGACCGACAAAGGCGGTTTTATAACACATCCTCTGATGAAGGATATCAGCGTGGAGATCGGCCAGAAGAAATACAAATTCGATCTTTTTGAGACAAAACTCCCCGGCAGTGATGTAACGGTGTACCTGGTCGGCTGTGATGAATATTTTGACAGGGACGGTTTGTACCAGGAGAACGGGAAGGATTATCCTGATAATGCCGAAAGGTTCCTGTTTTTCTGCAAAGCCGTTCTCATATCGCTTAAATCAATGGGATGGGAACCTAATGTGGTCCACTGCAACGACTGGCAGTCGGCTTTTGTCGCGGCTTTTATTAAGACGATATATGCCAAAGACCCGTTCTTCAATACGATAGCGACGGTCTATACCATCCATAATATGGGATACCTCGGCCTTTTCGCGGCCGACAAGATGCCGCTGACCGGACTGGGATGGGAATATTTCACACCGGATCTTCTGGAATTCTGGGGAAACCTCTGTTTCGCGAAAGCAGGCCTCGTCTACGCGGACGTGATCGGCACGGTCAGTGAGACATATTCAAAAGAAATCGCGCTGCCGGAATTCGGCTGCGGACTTGACGGGCTGATCAGGTCAAGGAAAGACGATATCTACGGCATAGTGAACGGTATCGATTATGAGGTCTGGGACCCCGAAAAAGACAAGGACATCACGAGCAATTATTCATCTTCAAATCTCAGGGGAAAAGCGTCGGACAAAGCAGCCCTCAGAAAAAATCTGGGACTGAAAAACGAGAACGGTCCTGCTGTCATAGGCATGGTGACCAGGATGGCAGACCAGAAAGGTTTTGACCTGTTAAGCGGGATATTTACAAAGATGATGTCCCTGCCCGTGCAGTTCGTACTGCTGGGAACAGGCGAGCCGAAATACGAAAAGCAATTCCTGGCCTTTGCTAAAAAATATCAGGGAAAAGTCTCTGCCAATATCGGTTTTGACAGCGCCGCGGCGCCGCCCATATATGCGGGCTCTGATATGTTCCTGATGCCTTCCAGTTACGAGCCCTGCGGCCTGGGACAGCTTATAAGCTTCAAGTACGGGACGGTCCCCATAGTCAGAAAAACCGGAGGCCTGGCGGATACCGTTATCGATTATGATCCGTTGACCGAAGAGGGCAGCGGGTTTGTGTTCGCGGATTATTCTTGTGACGGCCTGTTTGACGCTGTCAAAAGGGCCGTGTCGTTATACGTGTCCGATAAAAAGAAATGGACATCCCTGGTCAAAAAAATAATGAAGTACGATTTTTCCTGGGATTCATCGGCAAAAAACTACATAAACCTCTATAAAAAAGCGATCGAGAACCTTTCCGTCAAAAATCATTAAGGAGGAAAGCCATGTCCGGACATTCTAAATGGTCGACCATCAAAAGGGCAAAGGCAAAGACCGACGCGACCAGAGGAAAAATATTCTCAAAACTCGCGAGAGAGGTCACTGTGGCAGCAAAGACCGGAGGGGGAGACCCCGCGAGCAACGCGCGGCTGCGTCTTGTAGTGGACAAAGCCAAGGCAGCCAATATGCCTAAAGATAATATTGAAAGGGCCATAGCGAAAGGCGCGGGCGGAGGCGAAGGCAGTACCATTGAAGAATTTACTTATGAGGGATACGGGCCTGCCGGTTCCGCGGTGATAGTCGATGTGATGACGGACAACAAGAACAGGACGCTCGGTGAAGTGCAGTTCATATTTTCAAAGCACGGCGGCAACATGGGGAAAGCGGGATGCGTTTCATGGCAGTTCACAAGGTGCGGGGTCATAACCGCGGATAAAAGCAAAGTTAACGCGGAAAACCTCATGACCGACGCGATAGAGGCGGGAGCGGAAGATATCAACGATGAGGATGCCGCGATAGAGATAAAAACAAAACCGGAGAATTACGAAGCTGTCCTTAACGCCCTGAGAGCCAAAGGATACGAGTTCATCTCGAGCGAGATAACTCTTGTCCCCAATTCGACGATCAAAGTCGCGGGTGATGAGGCGAGGAAACTTCTCAAGCTCGTCGATGCGCTTGAGGAGCACGATGACGTCCAGAACGTCTACTCGAATTTCGAAATAGAGGACGGGGCTATCGGATGAAATTAATAGCCGACCTTCATATCCACACCGTCTCTTCGGGACACGCTTATAACACCATCTATGAATATGCCGCTAAAGCGAAGAAAAAAGGCCTAAAATATATTGGCATGACAGACCACGGCCCTGCGATGGGAGGGGCCCCGCACCCATATCATTTTGCCAATCTGCATTCGCTTCCCGAAAAGATAAACGGCGTCAGGGTACTGAAAGGCATCGAGGCGAACATCATGGACAGTGAAGGGAACCTTGATCTCGCACATGAGTTCTTAAAAGATCTGGAACTGGTGATAGTCTCGTTCCATATAAATCTCGGTTATGACGGGAGCGATAAGAAAAAAAATACGGAAGCGCTTATCAAAGCGGTCAGGAACCCTAAAGTGAACATGATAGGGCATCCGGGAAACCCGCAGTTCGAAACGGATATAGAGGCGGTGGTGGAAGAATGCAAAAAGAACGGGGTGCTTATCGAGATAAACAACAGCAGTTTCTCCGGAATAATAAGACAGGGGAGCTGGGAGCCCTGCATCAGGTTCGCCAAAGCCGTCAAGAAGATCGGATGGAAGGTCTGCTTCAGCAGCGACGCGCACTGCCTGGCTCACCTGGCGGAGTTCGATAAGGCGGTCCAATTGGCAAAGGAAGCGGGGCTAAATCTTCAAGATATTGTCAATACTTCGGAAAAGATGATAGAAAAGTTTGTCTTGGGTAAACAGCAGAATTGATCATTCATAACCGGACACTAAGCGAATTCAGGCACTGCACTGTTAAGTCGAGCCGACTATATATAATATAGTATAATATATATCGTATGCCATCCGAACAGAACATAATCATCAAGGGCGCGAGGACACACAATCTCAAGAATATAGATGTAGTGATACCACGCGGGAAACTTGTAGTGATAACCGGGCTTTCCGGTTCCGGCAAATCTTCGCTTGCTTTCGACACGATATACGCCGAAGGCCAGAGAAGGTACGTTGAATCACTTTCCGCATATGCAAGGCAGTTCCTCGAGCAGATGCAGAAACCGGATGTCGATTCAATAGACGGCCTTTCACCGTCTATCTCTATTGAGCAGAGATCCCCGAGCAGGAACCCGAGATCTACTGTCGGGACGATAACCGAGATCTATGATTACCTGAGATTGCTGTTTGCAAATATCGGGAAACCTTTCTGCCCCAACTGCGGGAAGAAAATAGAAAAGCAGAGCGCTTCACAGATCGTAGATTCAATATTTGCTTCCCGGGCCGGAGAAAAACTGCAGATACTTGCTCCTGTCGTATCAGGAAGAAAAGGTGAATACAGGGACGTGTTCGAGTCTGTTTCAAAGGACGGATTTGTGCGGGTGAGGGTGGACGGAAAGATATTAGAGCTCGAAGAAAAGATAAAGCTCGACAAGAACAGAAAGCATAATATCGAGATCGTGATCGACAGGATAAAGATACTTCCGGAGAACCGCAAAAGGGTGTTTGATTCAGTCGAGACCGCTCTGAAGTTCGGCAAGGGGCTTGTCGGTGTCGTCAACGAGAAGGGCTTGTCACAGGTATACAGCGAAAAATTCAACTGCCCTTCATGCGGTACAGGCCTTGAAGAGATCAGCCCGAGGATATTTTCTTTCAACACCCCATACGGGGCCTGCCCTCAGTGCACGGGGCTCGGTTCATCGCTTGAATTCGATCCGGACCTGATAATCCCTGACAAGCATCTTTCAATAAACGAAGGCGCGAT is a window encoding:
- a CDS encoding PD-(D/E)XK nuclease family protein; this encodes MDNVRTFALSDNFIARTADFIIDNFGPSMDLSRIACIYTNKRPSLFLNRELAYKIKNNFFPPKAFVMDEFVEHLLLKREKFSRISSTEAAYIIYRLIEDIDPSLLKGRASFSSFFPWAREIYSFIQHLDLEDIKPEALSAVEKSAAIGYEIPETINSLLLNINKVRDLLHKKMEETKSYSRGYQYLKAQKMIAEEDLPEYEKILFCNFFYLQRTEKQIIKRLHEKDKAVLLFQGEEASWPVLKENARYFNVSISAGHKDAKDPGLNIYSAHDSHSEAAVAGQILGGIKKQDSAVVVLPDASSSLPLLSEISSSVKDFNVSVGYPLKRSSLYVLLKMIFEAQLTAKNNKYYSKHYLAVMMHPLAKNIKLLSKREHSRILVHKIEESLKGFERSKVSGSLFIDLKEVLNDNKILSLVNGMIDDPDIKIEDLRSALKELHEILFKKWEKILTPSQFAACLHEFTEIMGRSSILGCYPLNYSVAQKLFDCADMLKNCSFAEEHFEKSEIFKIFEDIMGSKKVDFSGTPLKGLQVLGLYKTHCLNFDEVIVLDVNEGVLPSTGLSQPLIPREVMLGLGLSRILREEEIERYQFMRLISSAENVHLIYKNDDKSTRSRFIEELIWQREKKERKLDIIKVKKVIIPSSYSSSKQEAGKTPEILKRLKGQVFSHSSVNTYMDCPKQFYFRYVLGLREKESLLSDIEASDIGNFIHELLESAYKDVKGSKPDINADFRKKLFTLFNKEFEAFFSKRMASDSFLLKELVKNKLDSFLAFEKDRNIRKIICLEEKVDGLIGDFNFTAKIDRIDELEDGTILVIDYKTGDIEKLPSKNDGSLLNLSDRKTIKKIIKSFQLPIYLHLAEKELKFSKMNAALYGIKTTEIKPLWKDEAEDRKQHLLTVYIGLLKKILNEIIDPDVNFMADDEDEKQCDRCPYFYMCR
- the rmuC gene encoding DNA recombination protein RmuC, whose protein sequence is MIEILLIIVILLLIIAIGLIFLKQSKPQDLQILEKGQERVERAVKDEISKNREESGAGAKNLRDELFNQLTKLTSINTDRLDKMRETIEERLKLLQDDNSKKLEKMRETVDEKLQSTLEKRLGESFKFVSERLEMVHKGLGEMQNLAIGVGDLKKVLTNIKSRGTWGEMQLEKLLEEVLSPEQYEKNVATKKGSSERVEFAVKLPGKEKDHIWLPIDSKFPKEDYEKLVDAQDRGDIALIEELGRALEIRIKSEAKDIREKYINPPNTTDFGIMFLPFEGLYAEVLRRPGLAEILQRDYRVIISGPTTIYALLNSLQMGFRTLAIEKRASEVWKILSAVIVEFGKFGDILDKTKKKLEEATNTIDDAARKSRTIESKLKRVQTMPAADEAPMIGEPEN
- a CDS encoding OsmC family protein; its protein translation is MYKVKVKNNGGMVFTAKSEHGEIKIDAEGKAIEPLETLLAALGSCTGFYIRKYAQSANIRMDMFTLDLEAELAKGFPSYFKKIKMSIDLNGAVLSDLQKTAMMEFIKNCPVLNTLDNEPAVETVLL
- the prmC gene encoding peptide chain release factor N(5)-glutamine methyltransferase, whose amino-acid sequence is MTWTISSILDWTTGYFEKNGIENPHLEAEILLSHSLGLKRIDLYVQHERVLKDDELATFKKLILRRAKKEPTAYITGKRSFMSLDFDVDSSVLIPRPETERLVEITIDAGKDIKKDRICILDIGTGSGAVSVSLAYYLKNSYITATDISKSAIETAARNAAKHCVSDRITFIHDNIFDSKYKGDKFDIIVSNPPYIPSGEIKNLQAEIANYEPVQALDGGADGMDFYRNIFAKTHVYLFPSGYLIIEAGIGQSSKIVKMIDDSVEFETPKVFEDHNGIERVIVSRKTGAEALSGTIQRT
- the prfA gene encoding peptide chain release factor 1, producing the protein MSFVVKLTKFEDRYKELESLLSHPDTLADREKIQKFSKEFSDLKEIVDKYRQYKAASEDLEDIKDSKDTELKELHKDLSEKMMSLEKEIEVLLLPKDPNDEKNIYMEIRAGTGGEEAALFAGQLFRMYIRYAERHNWKVDMMDSNPTGLGGFKEVIFAVLGKGAYSRLKYESGTHRVQRVPATEASGRIHTSAATVAVLPEVEDVDIKIDEKEIRIDVYRSGGAGGQNVNKVSTAIRITHMPTGIVVQCQDERSQHQNKEKAFRFLKARLYELEEAKRKDGISQMRKIQVGSGDRSEKIRTYNFPQNRITDHRIGLSVFNITEVMDGAIDELIDGLTSADRIAKLEASVK
- the rpmE gene encoding 50S ribosomal protein L31, whose protein sequence is MKEKIHPKYHAVLVKCACGAQYEIGSTKESIRVDICSACHPLFTGKQKLLDTEGRVDKFKKKYAAKELTPKKKKIRTPKKDKKKK
- the coaE gene encoding dephospho-CoA kinase (Dephospho-CoA kinase (CoaE) performs the final step in coenzyme A biosynthesis.), whose protein sequence is MKNKKLIIGVTGPIASGKSLACRALRSMGCGVIDADLVGHKLLKRGSPAFKKVINAFPGKDICRGAQIDRKKLGGIVFGDRRMLKKLERITHPLIKKEIERRISKIQNRTVVVNAAVLEEIGLAGSMDKIIAVVSGKGKRLARLMKKMSRTQALSRMRAQRSDKDYIKKADVVIRNDSSAGNLIKKTKEALKKIIPG
- the glgA gene encoding glycogen synthase GlgA, coding for MKILVVSSEMAPFSKTGGLADVIGALPKSLKKIGHDVRVIIPKYKMTDKGGFITHPLMKDISVEIGQKKYKFDLFETKLPGSDVTVYLVGCDEYFDRDGLYQENGKDYPDNAERFLFFCKAVLISLKSMGWEPNVVHCNDWQSAFVAAFIKTIYAKDPFFNTIATVYTIHNMGYLGLFAADKMPLTGLGWEYFTPDLLEFWGNLCFAKAGLVYADVIGTVSETYSKEIALPEFGCGLDGLIRSRKDDIYGIVNGIDYEVWDPEKDKDITSNYSSSNLRGKASDKAALRKNLGLKNENGPAVIGMVTRMADQKGFDLLSGIFTKMMSLPVQFVLLGTGEPKYEKQFLAFAKKYQGKVSANIGFDSAAAPPIYAGSDMFLMPSSYEPCGLGQLISFKYGTVPIVRKTGGLADTVIDYDPLTEEGSGFVFADYSCDGLFDAVKRAVSLYVSDKKKWTSLVKKIMKYDFSWDSSAKNYINLYKKAIENLSVKNH
- a CDS encoding YebC/PmpR family DNA-binding transcriptional regulator; the protein is MSGHSKWSTIKRAKAKTDATRGKIFSKLAREVTVAAKTGGGDPASNARLRLVVDKAKAANMPKDNIERAIAKGAGGGEGSTIEEFTYEGYGPAGSAVIVDVMTDNKNRTLGEVQFIFSKHGGNMGKAGCVSWQFTRCGVITADKSKVNAENLMTDAIEAGAEDINDEDAAIEIKTKPENYEAVLNALRAKGYEFISSEITLVPNSTIKVAGDEARKLLKLVDALEEHDDVQNVYSNFEIEDGAIG
- a CDS encoding phosphatase, which codes for MKLIADLHIHTVSSGHAYNTIYEYAAKAKKKGLKYIGMTDHGPAMGGAPHPYHFANLHSLPEKINGVRVLKGIEANIMDSEGNLDLAHEFLKDLELVIVSFHINLGYDGSDKKKNTEALIKAVRNPKVNMIGHPGNPQFETDIEAVVEECKKNGVLIEINNSSFSGIIRQGSWEPCIRFAKAVKKIGWKVCFSSDAHCLAHLAEFDKAVQLAKEAGLNLQDIVNTSEKMIEKFVLGKQQN